In Oncorhynchus masou masou isolate Uvic2021 chromosome 28, UVic_Omas_1.1, whole genome shotgun sequence, the DNA window CAACGCAGTCAGCCTGGAACGCTGCCATTATGTGGCCTGCCCACTCACTGACACCTGTTAATGTAACAAAGCAGATTATTATTATCACTCAGTTCTGCTTAGTACATGGTCAGAACTGTGTACAGGCTTGAGAGCGAAACTAAAAGTGAGTAGAAACATCCTCAAATGCATTACAAGCATGCAGGCCTTTTATTGTTTTTATTACAACACAATTATTCCTTTCTTTACCACATTGCTTTTTATGTAGTATGGTTTAAAGCTTTACAAAAAAACGAGAGAGAAaccaaaatatttacaaaaatctATCTGTGCAAACATGAattcttctttccctctcctaaAAGCATCTTAAAGGCATGCATACAAATCAACTTTGGTATGTCAACAAAAACGACTAAAGTTCTGATTAGAAGCGTTTATGTACACGTGGCAGAACAGTTCACCGACGACTTGTGTGTTTTAGTACGGTATACATTTAGACATCAATAAACATGAACTTAAGTGACCTCAGGTAAAGATGTGGAAGGGAAAGACTTGAGTCATCACACCTCGAGTGTGTCGTAAGAGTTCTCACTTGGTATGTCATGGTTACAGTAATACAGTCAGGAAATGTCATAACAACTTTGGCAAATAGGCACAATAACTACAGAAAGACAAACAAATATTTCATTAAACCTCCTTAAAATCCTTTTTTTTTTCTCCTAAAAATAAATTGGCAGTGCATGATATTCTTAACAAAATAGAAGCCAATGCAGTTTCACTGTAAACGTCTTTATACATACGGTACAGTATGCATTCATAAAAGGCATTTACTAGGGTTATGCTGAATGTTGGGCAACATACGAAATAATGTAAGAGCAAAATATACTATGGTTATCCAGTCTCTGGTTTTCAAAAATAAAACACAATATTTCACATGGTCATAGTGATTGTACATCAACTTCATATTTTTTTTCCCCATTCTGAGATACTGtaagaaaaatatattttcaatccCGTTTTTAGGAGCGAATTGAGAAAGCGAGAGCTTCCACATAACCTACGAAGCAGTAAAACCATATCACTTTTGTTTTTCTTTTTAAAACTATTTACTCAGTACTCTAATACGCCTTTTTAAAATCAGGGTTCAAGTTTAGCCAATGAGGGAAATGCAACTTAAAACCAAGTCAAAGCATCAGTGCGAGTATtcgtgtgtcaaatcaaatcaaaatatgaATGGGGGGGGGGAGTGCATCAATTACACTTTAACAATAAAGTACAAaccaataaacaacaacaaaaacatgaatAACGAGATTGAGAAGTAGCCCAAACGGGGCTACTGTATGGGAGCTAAGTGGAGTCCTTGGCTGCTGTGGCGGTTGGGATGCAGGATTTGCCGCTGCTGCCGTTCTGGGGCCTGTAGCTGGTGAAGCTGGGGGTGTGTATGGTGCGGATGCTCTTCACACCCGGGCCCAACGGGGTGGGcgacagaggggagggggaggaggaggaagaggagggtgctCGACCGTTTTGAGTCTGCGAGGAGAACGAAAGAGCTTTACCTGTGTGAGAGGGTGTGGGGAGTTTGAGGGAGGAACcgttagagagggaggggatgtggGAGAAAGTGGAGAGGGCCGAGCCAGGGTGGCGGGGGGCGTGAGGGGATGGGATGGAGGACTTGGTGGtgtggggggaggaagaggaggaggaaagggtaAGAGGGTTAGTAGCATCTGAGtttggagcagactgggaggtgcTGCCTTTACCAGAGCTAGGGTAAAAAGCTGGGATTTTAGAGGTAGGTACAGTAGGGGAAGTAGTTTTATGATCCCCCCCCGCTCTTTTAGCGCTTCCGTTAGCCTGCAAACAGAGATGCCAGAACAAACACTGGTTGTCAAAAAGGGAACGGGTGATTTAAGgtaacaaatgtaaaaaaaaaaaatgcaagaCAACATTGACTTCACATAAGTTATAGACATGAAACAATCACACAAACAAACCTATGACTACTAAGATTACTAATGGACACACAAAACGGCTCAAACTAGCTACAGTCTTTATGTTTACTGGGTTACTTGAGGCACCGTAACTAAGAAACACACTATTCATTAAAAAAGGCGAAAGAAAAGATTgaaaggatggaaggagggataaAGGGTTGGAGACAGGGGTGGGGGCATCTCTAGGTGCTGCCTGTGTGTTGGGAGTGATTGTCAAGCTTTCTGAGAAGTGGAGACAACAACTGAGAGGAGGGGCAAAAAATCCAGAGATGCATCTTGGTTGGGAGGAAAGGTAGAGCATGTTAGATAAAAAGGGGGAGAGATTTATTTGAGGGTGGAAAACATACAAGTGCATATCGGGAGCAGGAGGGGCGAATATTTGCATTGACTGCTAGTACCAAGGAAGAGAGCTGGGTGGTAGAGGAGCATCAAGAGACGGGAGGAAGGTGTAGCTTGGTGGAACCAGCCCTATCGTTGCGTTCACCATTCTGTTGAAGTTAAATATAAATGGTGAACGCAGAGATCCGGCTGGTTCCACCCGTGTCGGAGGGAGGGATATTAAAGTGTTCCTTTAGTAACTGTGCATTGTGAAAAGAAAGGAGCGTATCGGGTAGGCTGCTTGGGTTTAGTAGAGGTGCATTGAGGGTAGGAGGGAGCGCGGCTCATCGGAAGTATCAGTTTAGTAAAGCATCCTGGGGTTGGTTGGCCAACACTGTTTAGGAACTCGGCTGTGATGGAAACGGGATGGGATGGAGAACTCAGTCAATGACAGGGTATAtctgtctttgtctttctctttacattttttttcatgTCACCAACACAGCAAAAGCCGCCATGAGCAGTGTGGACCATGCACGAGCATACAGTACGATGATGTTATGGGGGTAACAGTCAAGAGTCAAACATGCCTTTCAGTCAGAGTAGATCAAGAGAAAACATCAACAGAAGCCAGAATGGCCACCTCAATCCCATTTAAACGAAACATTTAATCTCACAGCTTTGGTTGTTtaaatatcccccccccccctttttttagcACAGGCCTCTCGTTTTCTATGTCCTGTGTTCACTATACAGGTGTGTTCCCTCTAGTCCCTATGGTCTCTGGTAAAGCCCTATAGTAGAACTACCTGTCGAAACTGCCTCTGAGTGCTGTCCTGTAGCTTTTGCTGTTTTCCTGCTTTGTCAGTAGTAGTCCCTGGCGACTGCCTGGACTTCGCAGACAGGGGCACTGGCATCCGACTAGTAGGGGAAGCGACACTGGTTGCGTTCTGCAAGAGGATCCAAACGAAACAAAACAAGAAagaaaataaaagaaagaaaaaaagaaaaaaaaaacagaacaccATATTGGAGATATGAGAAACTGTTACAAACAAGGCACTGACAGGTCAGAAAACTGTTCATTCAAGATTACCCTCACAGTTAACCTTAATAACACCGGTAAGAGCACATGCACCCCCTGTACCGTAGTAGCCTATACCAAAACGTATAACCCTACAGTTCATGCAGTCCAAGAACAACCGCTTCAAGAAACCAAAAAAGACAGTGTAATCAACATTGAGTGTCATTGTGTGATTAAGAGTCTACTACTGGCTGAAGCCCCGGTTAGAGTTTGAGCAGCCAATTGaaggagagacatgagagacaggaggagggaccCATTGAAAATGCCACTCCCCAATCATGTTGGACCATGATCACACAGAGGGAGAAACCAACAGAGAAGggctctgacatttccaaaacacCTGGGGTGTGAGTTAATAAGTGGTTGGTTGGTAAACCCAGTGGTTAGGatggagtgaagggagggagggacgactAAAAAGAGGGCCCAAAGCCTCCCGATTGACAAGAGCTTAGAAAGAGACCTGTTGGCTGGTGACGGGGGTGACAGTGGCGGTAGGGATGACGGCTGGCCGGGGGAGGAGCTGAGGTTTGGTCTTCTTCCTCTGAGAGGAGGCCTTGCTGGGCTTGGGGACCTTGAGGAGTGAACTCTTGGAAGGGAGTGATAAGGACCTCTTCAGGCCTCCATTCTCCCCACTCAAGACACACCCAGCATGGGGCTCCACGCTGGCTGCACTCCTCACTGGTTTCTCCTGGTGGTGCGTTGCGGGGCCCATCTCACTGATGGTCGTCTCTAGCTGTTTGATGGTCTGCTCCAGGCTGTCCAGGGTCTTGTAGGTGCTCTTCCGGATCTTGTCCGTCCTGCCTTTGGAGTCCGAGTGCTCCCTCCTTACAACGGCTGCAGCTGGGGCCTTGGGCGTCTTGTTTGCTGGAGCAGCAGATGGTTTGGAGCGACTTTGGATCTCAAATCTCTTGGCCTCCTTGTGCTGTCGGACTGTGCCGTCCGACTCCTCCTCGTCCTCGTACACCACCACCTGCAGCGTCTTCTTGCCCGTCTTGGTGCCCGTGCGGATGGCCTGCGACAGAGCGGCCAGCTGCTTCTTGGGAAACTTGAACGTAAACTTCTTCTTCCCATCTGGCTTGCCATCACCGGACAACTCGGCGAGCTCCGAAGTCGAGGAGGAAGAGCGCGACAAGCTACTACTGGAAGAGCTAAGAGCACTGCTGGGGGACTTGACCTTTACCTGCAGTCCACCactgctcctctctgtctcctccatctcctcgtcctcctcctcgaTGCGCTCTGTGGCCAGCATGCTCTCCAGCTCCTCCTCGCACTCGAACACCGTGGACAGGCGCTTGTAGGCCGAGCGGATGTCCATGGGCTGGTCGAAGATGATGATGACCGGCTTCTTGTTGTTGAAGCCATTGTCCTGTGACCCGGCCGAGCCGCCCGGGGTGGTGTTGGTCATCTCCCGTTTCCCAGGTCCCCCACACACCGTCACGGTCTGGATGCCCCGTTTGGCGTTGACCAGCTCCTGGTACTCCCCACAGGACAGGGCCTGGACCTTGCTGTTGGTGATCATGAAGGCAATGTTGTCTGGGGGCGGAGGGGCTTCCTCACCAGGGAGGTCAGGGCTCAGGCTGGcctcctcatccacctcctcaTACCAGTGTCTGGGCTGATCAGTGGCCTCACTAAGAGCCTTCTCTGGGGGAGACACCACTGCTTTAGGAGCCTCTCTTATGGTGGTTGGTGGAGGGACTTCAGGCAATGCAGCGGGCAACACAACACTCTTACTGCGGGGAATGCTGGACTCTTGGacgactgaggagactgaggtcTCTATCCTCTTGACTGTGCTTATCTGAAGCTTATTTACAGTGGTGGTCGCTGTGTTTTCCAGAACCCCTTTCACCACTCCTGGGCTGGTCTTCAATGACTCTGAGGTCATCACCTGTTTCTGAGACAGAGGGCTGAGGCCATTCAAGAACAGAGGCTTGGGAGATACAGGTGGCCCTAACTGCTGGGGTTTCGGTTGAGGCTGCTGGCTTGGGGAATTGTCATGAGCATTCACATTTGACACCTGTGAGGGGGATAGTGTTGGGTTGCCTCTGTGTTCCGGAGCCTCCTCCATTGCGGCCGGGGGTGGCAACTGCTCTTTGGAGATCTGCCCAGTGACGTAGTATATGACCTGCATACGGcaaagaaaggaggagagaattTGTATTAAAAACCACAACACTCCATGCTAAAAGCTAAAACCACAACACTATATACCACATGACAAACCTATCAATATGggaacatactgtatatcatgaCATGTAAGGCATGCAAATGACTTCCATAAGGCCCATATCATATGCTGTAGAACCGGACATTTTGAAACATGTCAAGGCACGTTTGAAACTTTGCATGTCAAAAGACTATTCTTAGCTTAATAAAGAGATTGAGATTTTTTTTACTATTAAGTTTTAGCGGTCAAAATATGGTATTCGTACCCCTGGACTTTGACGAAGAGGGGTGGTGTTCCCGTTTTCATCCGCGTCGGGATGTTTATCCTCCCGAGTTTTCTCCGAGCTCTGCTAGGACAGTTTGTGAATTAAGGGACAGCATTATTGCGAAACTGCACTCTACGAATGCACCGTATGGCGCAACTGCACTCGAAAGCCTTGTTTCCATTGACATTTCAATTCAAGGCAGGTCTTAGTGGGCACAGATCGAATTTGGCCCTGATTTTAAAGTGCCAATTGAAACAAGGTTGAAGACACTGTGGATTGCACGGTACATTCACATAGGTATTTTACATCCACGGTCTTAACACTGCATTGGGCAACAACCCTCCTATAAGGCATCGTTTGAGTTGTGGTACTATGGTATGTGTTTCAAGATCGAGAAGATAAGAAGTAGATCCTGAAACGTCAGCATGATTCAGTCCCTTAGGTGTTTACAACGTGTTTGTTGACAAGTATTGTTAGATGCCTTATAGGAAAACTCATGCAGGCACAAGTGAATGGTTATGGTATGTTATGGATATTGGGAGTTGGAATGGAATGTAGTTCATGGATAAGGGAATGGattatgtaaaaaaacaaaactttTAAGGGACAATTTGGGATTCAAACAACAAAGTAGTCTATCCAAGAAGTCAAaaaaatggatgtaccaatcccagattgccccttttacTAAGGAATTAGAGTTAACTAACTACTATTCTAATCTGGAGTATAGACCGACACTCATTCTATCCACAGACTAGCTAATGTTCAgcgttgtatttttttttttatatatcctCACTGTTGTTGGTGCTACAAGAATGTTTTTTCAATCATTCCCATGTTGGTGAGTGGAATGACTGAAAATGCGTATGTGGGAATAATGTGATGAAATCCTGCTTGCTGATGTGGGCGCTGAACATTGGGTTTTCAAGGACGACATCAAATCTGACCAACGGAATAACTGGATCTCTCATACAGCCCATGTACGATATCTCGTGTGGCGAGGTTTCTGAGCGAGGAACATAAGATCCAGTGTacctcccaaatggtaccctgtagtgcactacttttcaccaaggcaaacagggctctggtccaacgtagtgcactatatagccaATAGGGTGCCATAAATGGGACACATCCACACTGTAGTTTACTGTGTGACTGTAATCTAAAACACAGGCTTTTCTCCTGTGGACAACAACCACAGTAGGCATATCTTTGGGTATTACAATGAATGAGCAGATCAAGTTACAGTTCTATAGAGGTTTAGTGAAGTAGTAAGGTATTGTTCCCAAGAAATAAAGCAAGTAAAGAAAAGGGGTCAAAGGTCAAAGTGACCAAAAGTAAACCAAGTCTGCAAAAACAAGTCTGTCACCTAGGTGTAAAGTAATAAAACCTCGTTCTCCTCAATAGCCAATCCAACTCAAAGTAATTTCGTATAGCAAAGTCTATaagcaaattattattattttgaataAAGGGCAGTTATTCCAAAGAAAACGGACAAGACCATTCGACTTTGTCTGGATTCAAGATAAAGGATTATTTTATTGGTTGGATCAGTCAAGGCAAACATAATGCAATCAAATACCAGTAGCAACAAGACCTCATTCATGTGTTGGATGCACACAAACGTTTCCAGACATTTTCTGCAGACTTAATCAGAGAAAAACAAGTCCAAGCCATGAGTTCCATTGAAATCAAAAAGGGACAAAGAGAACAAGTCAGAAACAGAAGGGATTTTGGGTAGTGGAGTTGTTACAGTACAGATCTCTTGGCTGAGGCAGAAGCAGGGAAGTGTTAAGAGAAGGTTAAGGCAGGTTAAGGCAATCGTTAGTCGGCGTCACGTAGTGGGCAGAAGCAGGCAGTTAGACGGACGGCTAAACGGCGCCACATCCTTTACCTTTTTCTCTTTGAGGGGCAATAAGGCCCCAGGTCTTAGCTCTCTGATCTGGGGCTCAACTCGAGCAGGGTGTGTCTCTAGCACACTACTTTTCACCCCTACATCCTTAACTGTGCACTTCTGGAACACCTGGGGATTGAAGATAGGTCAGGGGATTAGGGTTTAGGGCCCTGAGGTCTAGAACCTACCTATGCTTTACCTACCATATGTGAGATGATAGTCTGTTAGAAACATCTACGGTGCCAGGCAGTGAAGTGGAGAACATTCTTCTGCTTGGTGCCGGTCTGATACTACTCGGATACTATTAACCTAGTGCTGTGGTTACCGAATGGTTAAACTAGCTAAGGGGAAGACCATGGTTAATTCTGCTTTTGTAAATGACTGTGTCCATCCTCTGCCAAGTGAAGGTAACCCAGCCACCACAAAAAGAAGAGATAAGAGGACCCACTCCCACAGTCAAGCAGAGATACAGCACATTCAACCTCCTCACAACCATCATCAGTGTGTATGTGGATGTGTTTTCCGGTGGTTCTATGTGATCATTATTGTAtattataaactgtgtggtttgcgccctgaatgctgattggctcccagccgtggtatatcagaccgtataccacgggtatgacgaaacatgtctttttactgttctaGTTACAttggtaactagtttataatcgcaataaggcacctcggggggtttgtgatatatggccaatataccacggctaagggttgtgTCCAGGCACCCCACGTTGCGTCGGGCATTATTGCTTAagtatgacgtgtgtgtgtgtgtgtggcggtaaATGTACAGCAGCTGTTGGATGTACGGTGTGTTTCTCACCTGGAGCTCTGCCATAATTTTGtctccctcgtcctcctcctcctcgtggtTGGCTGAGGCAGCAatggggggaggggtggagggcttGGGCTTGGTCTCCGGCGGGACCTTGGTGGGTTTGGACTGGCTAGCTGGGGCTCGTGGTGGGACCTCAGCCTCATCTTCCTCCTGGGCGGACGGGAATGATTTTTAATATGACTCGAATACTAGCAGCAATACTGTTTACCACAAGAGTGGAACATGGGCCATTCCAATATCAATTATAAGGTTCTCAGATTGCTTGATCAACTGTCCTTAGACTTCATCCCCTCTCCCCATGTTGTTTACGGTCAGGTCTGACCCACCCAAGTAGAAACGATGTCTACGGTTTGCCATtcgctctggtccagggtgttacgtGTGGCTTACTGACGCTGAAGGCTCAGTGTCAGCAAGCCGAGTGTAACCCCCTGGATCAGAGCTAGTTGACCGCAGACTACCCTGCAGCCTAACTACACGGTAGACTGACCTGTCCCGAGGCAGACTCCTTCCTGCTGGTGTAAACCACCTCACCAGACCGTGTGGTGGTCATTCCAGAGCTGGAGGTGGGGAAGGTCTTTctgggtggtggagggggaggggacttGATGGCCTTCTCCAAGCTGACTTTGCCCACTTTGTCTGCAGCAGCGGTAGGCTTGGTGGTGGCGGGTTTCTCTAGCACcgacttggggagtttctcaggACCAGCAGGCTTGGCTATGGCTGGTTTCTCTGAGCTGAGCTGAGTCCCTTCTgtaataaacaaacacacacataaggTCAACAATGAGGGATACGTGACAACTACAAAGGGTCATTTTCCTGAAGAAAAATGGTTTACTTGCTTCGAAGAAACTGTCCAAAATATAAAAAAATTGTAGTAGTGGAATATAGTAGGAGCTGAAGCTGTATAAAAGACCCTTGCCTGGGGTTGGCTCCTCCAGGGCAGCAGAGGGTGCTGTAGAGGCATCCCCCTCACTCGGCACATCCAGACTGGGAATGCCCTTCATCATGTTGGCCTGGGCCTCATTTAGGATCCTCTCAAACTCCCTCCCATTGTACTGGCCCATGTTCTGCCTCCGTTCCTCCCACTCCTTCTCTGCCacctgtggagggagggagaggggggaggagtggggtgattgagagagagagagagagagagaggggagagggagggattgagagagagcgaggggggagagagagaggagacagcagtggaGGGAAGATAAATAATAACCCATAGGGGAAATTGTATATCATAGACTGAGGACTGAAGTGCAGTATGACGTCCATAGGGCTTACCTCTATAGACATGGCCCTGTTTTTGCTCTTGGTGTGAATCTCCTCGATTAAGAGGTTCCCTGTCCCGCTGCTGCCGTTATTGACCGGAGCCTGGGTCGCCAGCTCTAGGTGGGCAGCAGGGGTTTTCTTCTGCTGGGCAGGGCTTCCCCCTTGGCTGGAGGGGTTGGAGTTTGAGGCCGAGGCGGTGCCAGTGGAACCCTTGGCTGAGCTGGGGGAGTCCCGGCCCTGGCTGTGGGTGGGGGTCGTGGGTGGGCTGGGCTGGACCAGCAGGGCTGCAGACTGCTGGGACTGCTGCATGTGGACCGGAGCACTCTGGACGTGGTGGATGACCATGGGGGAGGAGGGCATGACCACCTCAGACCTGATGGAGGAGCTCTGGGGCTCGGGCAGGGCCGAGGGGGAAGCTGGAGGCTCCACTGGGGGGTCGGAGtccacggtggtggtggtggtgactgggctGCTCTCTGATGGGGTTGGTTTCACTGAGGCACACATAGCAGGGTCAGATCCCTTCAGCAGACCCTCTGTAGCACATCTGTAGGGcgtagagggcaggatagacttACTATGAGACTTATAAAATTCAGGTTACTTTCCCTAAATTAAATTCTGGTTGGAGGATTCTGTATTTTGTGCTTATTCCCTCCTGGAATATTCCAACCAGGATATCTGAAAATATATCCTCCCCCCAACAAAAACAAATGTTGGGAAAGTTTTGGAAAGTAAACTGACCACAAGCAGTCAAACACTGGTTAATCTAAACTGTATCCCACTAAGGTTAAGGttaaacacatactgtagctatgagGACATATGTCATGCTCCCATGAAAGCATGCTTCAAATCTCCTAACCTCCTGACCTTAGTGGGATACAGAACTTTGGAATTTGAAAGAACTGCTGCACCATCCAAGCTTCTTTAGCCTGAAAACACAATAAACCTCCCCAAGTGAATTTGGCCCAAACCCAGCATCAAAGTGAGTGTAATCATCTCTGAAGTGCGGGGAGAAAAATGCACCGACGGGACGAGGTAATGTAGATTAGTTTGGCTGCGTTGTGTGGTGCACCCTTGGAAAAAGTGTTGACGACCCACAAAGCAGAGTGTCTCTGACAGATGTTTATATGGAAATGGAATGCCGCAGGGAGCCGTGTTGCGCCCAAATTAATTAACTTATCGGTTCAATGGAGAGCTAAATTAAGATGGACGCCACCTCTGTCCATTCCTCATGACCCATCGGATGGGATCAGAGCCAACACCTCGCCAGCATAATCAACTGTTAGTGTCCCTTACACTATGGTCATGCTCCCCACTGTCTGACTTCTCTGAAAGCTTCTGTTTTCCATccactctcgctgtctctcttttAACCTCTCACTCCCTCACTTCCTCGATTtcctccattctcatcgacggggctgtagtggagcaggctgagagcttcaagttccttggcgtccacatcaccaacaatctaacatggtccaagcacaccaagacagtagtgaagagagcacaacaaaatctattccccatcatgagactgaaaagatttggcatgggtcctcagatcctcaaaaggctctacagctgcaccatcgagagcatcctgacaggttgcattactgcctggtatggcaactgctcggcctccgactgcaaggcactacagagggtagtgccgtacggcccagtacatcaccggggctaagcttcctgccacccaggacctctataccaggcggtgtcagaaaaaaaatggtcagactccagccacttgTTATGTTCATGTTTTAAGTATCcctatacgctgctgctactctctgttattatctatgcatcgtcactttaataactctacctacatgtacatattacctcgacaccggtgcccccgcacaatgacattgactctgaaccggtacaacctgtatatagccccactattgttatttactactgctctttaattatttgttattcttatcttttacttcttttctttttttcttcttttttttaaatacgtattttcttaaaactttgttgttggttaagggcttgtagtaagcatttcacctgttgtatgcGGTGCAAATTTAATTTGAAATTTAATTTGAGTCTCTACCCTTCTTTTGAAGTGGGCACTTGTACACTCCCTTTCATGGATTTAAAAAGAATGGACTGGTGTGAGGAATATGGTGAAGAGAACCCCCAGCCACGCTTGCAACAATAAAATGCTTTTAAATGCATGAGgggagtgaacaagtgcacactccCGGTCCCTCCCTGATTCATGTACCTCCTCAGGCTACTGAGTGTCTCTGTGAGGCTCTTGACTCGCTTCAGCATGCTGTCCAGTTTGTGGGGCTCCTCCTTGAGGAACTTCAcagcctccacctccaccctcagCACCGCACGCATCCTGGTCTGCAGTGCAGGAAACTCCCCTGAGAAAACACACAGGAAATACCATGTTTCAGATTTATATTTTCTATAAACTTCACCAACCATCATTGGAGGACAACTTCATTAGTGTGCTGCGTCAGCAGAACTCTACTGTTATTCAACATACCGTTTTCAAGCTTATTCTCTTTTTGGACACACTGTATTTTTCCAGTTGTAGCATTATGTTACCGAAAtgttattatactgaacaaaaatataaaggcaacatgttTGTGGCATTGTGgtgtatgacaaaactgcacattttagagtagtcttttattgtccccagcacaaggtgcacctgtgtaatgatcatgctgtttaatcagcttcttgatatgccacacctgtcaagtgggtggattatcttgacaaaggctAAACTTCACTAACAGTGATGTGGGACCCACACTTTACATATTGCATTTAGATTATTGTTCAGTATAAATTAATAAATTACATTATCGGACTTCTCGCCTGTAACTGAAAACCCTAGCACACAGAAACCTATGGAATCCATGGCAACGCATATAATCTAAGGTAATGTATGGGTCTTAAAAGTAGGTTATACTGTACTGCTGTCTTACCTTTGAGTCCTGCCAGAGATTCTCCCACTCTCCTGAGGCTAACGGCCCCCTCCTCCACATGTTTCAGTGTCACAGCTCTGTGAGCCCCCGCCGGGCCGGTCTCCCTCTTCAGAGTGTCCACATACAGCTCCagctccctacacacacagacagagaggacattcAAAACCACCAGCTCACCTCCATTCCTAATTGGCTTCATTTTTATcacccctcacctctccaccATGCTAACTGCTGCGCGGTGAGGTTTGTGCCATAAATGGTTGCCACACATTGGCGGTGGATGAAGTGGGTTTCCTTCTAACTAAGCTCTACATAAATC includes these proteins:
- the si:ch211-285f17.1 gene encoding sickle tail protein homolog isoform X9; amino-acid sequence: MPNEITSGDTIRALFVSAFPQQLTMKMLESPSVAVYVKDDMRNMYYELTDVRNITDHSCLKVYHKDPAQAFSHGPRPTNVDTRMHREMMYASRDGQHPPRHPPMGHPPHHPMQGSLSPTTAHSVPPSPSRIPFGPRPGSMPCSATMPRERISNATPPVRSVSPCPSAILERRDVKPDEDMGGKSHSLVRGGEGLYADPYLLHEGRMGHGPAHGGHPPPGDMVDHGSLAGYHRASIRSTGSYSGPSPTEAMEQPSLYRQKSRKYGDSQLPTLGSKTPPPSPHRMTEVRMIDIHGATPPHGSIPLERSSPVRQAFRKEEVVKSRSNMASPVVLDLQGHGPIPPANDPQTRKRMKAMEQQIASLTGLVQHALLKSPNTSGTNDSLSERPMKTSRQASPVHSAPSAGGSPVLAPKSTTPPSESGSTPILPGPTPFQTNLLQCKKNVSDLRLQLHQMRQLQLQNQEALRMQLKRAEQEISLKLAEAMRRLEDPVQRQKVLVEEDRHKYLGLEERVFNQLGELELYVDTLKRETGPAGAHRAVTLKHVEEGAVSLRRVGESLAGLKGEFPALQTRMRAVLRVEVEAVKFLKEEPHKLDSMLKRVKSLTETLSSLRRCATEGLLKGSDPAMCASVKPTPSESSPVTTTTTVDSDPPVEPPASPSALPEPQSSSIRSEVVMPSSPMVIHHVQSAPVHMQQSQQSAALLVQPSPPTTPTHSQGRDSPSSAKGSTGTASASNSNPSSQGGSPAQQKKTPAAHLELATQAPVNNGSSGTGNLLIEEIHTKSKNRAMSIEVAEKEWEERRQNMGQYNGREFERILNEAQANMMKGIPSLDVPSEGDASTAPSAALEEPTPEGTQLSSEKPAIAKPAGPEKLPKSVLEKPATTKPTAAADKVGKVSLEKAIKSPPPPPPRKTFPTSSSGMTTTRSGEVVYTSRKESASGQEEDEAEVPPRAPASQSKPTKVPPETKPKPSTPPPIAASANHEEEEDEGDKIMAELQVFQKCTVKDVGVKSSVLETHPARVEPQIRELRPGALLPLKEKKSSEKTREDKHPDADENGNTTPLRQSPGVIYYVTGQISKEQLPPPAAMEEAPEHRGNPTLSPSQVSNVNAHDNSPSQQPQPKPQQLGPPVSPKPLFLNGLSPLSQKQVMTSESLKTSPGVVKGVLENTATTTVNKLQISTVKRIETSVSSVVQESSIPRSKSVVLPAALPEVPPPTTIREAPKAVVSPPEKALSEATDQPRHWYEEVDEEASLSPDLPGEEAPPPPDNIAFMITNSKVQALSCGEYQELVNAKRGIQTVTVCGGPGKREMTNTTPGGSAGSQDNGFNNKKPVIIIFDQPMDIRSAYKRLSTVFECEEELESMLATERIEEEDEEMEETERSSGGLQVKVKSPSSALSSSSSSLSRSSSSTSELAELSGDGKPDGKKKFTFKFPKKQLAALSQAIRTGTKTGKKTLQVVVYEDEEESDGTVRQHKEAKRFEIQSRSKPSAAPANKTPKAPAAAVVRREHSDSKGRTDKIRKSTYKTLDSLEQTIKQLETTISEMGPATHHQEKPVRSAASVEPHAGCVLSGENGGLKRSLSLPSKSSLLKVPKPSKASSQRKKTKPQLLPRPAVIPTATVTPVTSQQNATSVASPTSRMPVPLSAKSRQSPGTTTDKAGKQQKLQDSTQRQFRQANGSAKRAGGDHKTTSPTVPTSKIPAFYPSSGKGSTSQSAPNSDATNPLTLSSSSSSPHTTKSSIPSPHAPRHPGSALSTFSHIPSLSNGSSLKLPTPSHTGKALSFSSQTQNGRAPSSSSSSPSPLSPTPLGPGVKSIRTIHTPSFTSYRPQNGSSGKSCIPTATAAKDST